In one Sulfuricella sp. genomic region, the following are encoded:
- a CDS encoding DUF3617 family protein codes for MKSRFDILSPFSLLLLGLVTTSLAGGALAADTPKRKSGLWEISTRMEGIPNMGPIQQCIDKNTDNLMQQQAQKDKPNCSVMDVKQQGNKLTMHSVCKIENTTATTDAVFTGTFDSAYKGDMRTRYSPPMHGMSESKMAMEAKWLGPCKAGQKPGDVIMPNMKGMNINEMMNDPKFQEMMKRQK; via the coding sequence ATGAAATCCAGATTCGACATTCTCAGCCCTTTCTCCCTGCTGCTGCTGGGCCTTGTCACCACGTCGCTGGCAGGAGGGGCGCTCGCCGCCGATACACCCAAGCGGAAATCCGGCCTGTGGGAAATCAGCACCCGCATGGAGGGAATCCCCAACATGGGCCCCATCCAGCAATGCATTGACAAGAACACCGACAATCTCATGCAGCAGCAGGCGCAGAAGGACAAACCCAATTGCAGCGTGATGGACGTTAAACAACAGGGCAACAAGCTCACCATGCACTCGGTCTGCAAAATCGAGAACACCACCGCAACGACTGATGCGGTGTTCACCGGCACATTTGATTCAGCATACAAGGGCGACATGCGTACCCGCTACAGCCCGCCCATGCATGGAATGAGCGAATCAAAAATGGCCATGGAAGCCAAATGGCTGGGGCCTTGCAAGGCGGGTCAGAAACCCGGCGACGTGATCATGCCGAACATGAAGGGCATGAATATCAACGAAATGATGAATGACCCGAAATTCCAGGAAATGATGAAGCGGCAAAAATAA